A genomic stretch from Neodiprion fabricii isolate iyNeoFabr1 chromosome 3, iyNeoFabr1.1, whole genome shotgun sequence includes:
- the LOC124179020 gene encoding longitudinals lacking protein-like, with product MAGEQQQFFLKWNDFQSNMVSSFKHLRDEKSFTDVTLACEGQTCKAHKMVLSACSPYFKSLLEENPSKHPIIILKDVAYSHLQAILEFMYAGEVNVSQDQLPAFLKTADRLKVKGLAEAPGAIKREG from the exons atggcTGGAGAACAGCAACAGTTTTTCCTTAAATGGAACGACTTCCAATCTAACATGGTATCGTCATTCAAACACCTCAGGGATGAAAAAAGCTTTACGGACGTCACCCTTGCGTGTGAAGGTCAAACTTGCAAAGCGCATAAAATGGTCCTCTCGGCGTGCAGCCCTTACTTCAAATCATTGCTAGAG GAAAACCCATCAAAGCATCCGATAATAATTCTTAAGGATGTAGCATACAGCCACCTTCAGGCTATCCTAGAGTTCATGTATGCAGGTGAAGTAAACGTATCGCAGGACCAACTGCCGGCGTTTCTGAAAACTGCTGACAGACTAAAAGTCAAAGGCTTAGCCGAAGCTCCTGGCGCCATCAAAAGAGAAGGTTAA